In Podospora pseudoanserina strain CBS 124.78 chromosome 5, whole genome shotgun sequence, a single window of DNA contains:
- a CDS encoding hypothetical protein (COG:S; EggNog:ENOG503NYBH), with product MGVSTLEADSTRAGTIGAVIFPPQAVKYYNPVVFVHGDHQTGDIWGWKADGEPGWAFHFCAAGFFTFVLYRPFHGCGHPEQLASYESFGCVIKTLSKDELQRYYTAPRSQSHEVYWPSVQSHCMWDGTGEPGDPIFERTYTRMVPEYLDPQEQQ from the exons ATGGGAGTATCGACCTTGGAAGCCGATTCCACACGCGCGGGAACGATTGGGGCTGTGATATTCCCCCCGCAAGCAGTCAAATACTACAATCCAGTTGTATTCGTGCACGGCGATCACCAAACTGGAGACatttgggggtggaaagCTGATGGCGAGCCTGGATGGGCCTTCCATTTCTGCGCGGCCGGGTTTTTCACTTTTGTACTCTATCGCCCTTTCCATGGCTGCGGCCACCCAGAGCAACTAGCTAGTTATGAATCTTTTGGATGCGTTATTAAAACCCTGTCTAAAGACGAGCTTCAGAGATACTACACGGCTCCCCGAAGCCAATCACACGAAGTATATTGGCCGTCTGTACAGTCCCACTGTATGTGGGACGGG ACTGGCGAACCAGGAGACCCGATATTTGAAAGGACCTACACGCGTATGGTACCGGAGTATCTTGACCCACAGGAGCAGCAATAG
- a CDS encoding hypothetical protein (EggNog:ENOG503P0HB; COG:G; CAZy:GH18): MNVGKMKTSWYIFLCCLSFAMALNLTAKRPLRCIMYYTGQHPVTPPIDQLKHVTHVAVAFMSPGVFNEPDRIDWPLWTTVEDVRKKFPKEAKVLIAIGGWGDTIGFSVAALSDETRKTFAENVASMVRVTGADGVDIDWEYPGGNGEDYKQVPNTSKSWEIQAYPLLLAELRAALGPNVIISAAVPGLKRDMLAFTRETVPRITRHLDFLNVMTYDLMNRRDTVTKHHTGIDLSLEALDAYIAAGAAPQELNLGFAFYVKYFRTLHEKCLDDPIGCPTVLLEDPSTGADLGQAGAFSWHDAVPEDVANSFTRAIGKGRYDEKQGGYYYWDEEEDIWWTFDTAEAIKRKLPVLVDKKRLGGVFAWGLGEDAPVYERLAAVNEELDKRLEIKDEL; this comes from the exons ATCTGACAGCCAAGCGGCCTTTGAGATGCATCATGTACTACACCGG TCAACATCCGGTCACGCCTCCAATCGATCAATTAAAGCACGTTAcccatgttgctgttgccttCATGAGTCCCGGGGTCTTCAACGAGCCGGACCGGATTGATTGGCCCTTGTGGACCACAGTGGAAGATGTCAGGAAGAAATTCCCCAAGGAGGCAAAGGTGCTGATCGCAATTGGCGGTTGGGGCGATACCATCGGGTTTTCAGTGGCCGCTCTCTCAGACGAGACACGGAAAACATTTGCTGAGAATGTGGCAAGCATGGTGAGGGTGACTGGGGCTGATGGTGTCGATATCGATTGGGAATATCCAGG AGGCAACGGTGAAGATTACAAACAGGTTCCCAACACATCGAAATCCTGGGAAATTCAGGCTtatccccttctccttgccgAATTGCGAGCAGCCTTGGGACCAAACGTCATCATCTCGGCAGCTGTACCGGGTCTCAAACGCGACATGCTTGCTTTCACCAGAGAAACCGTCCCTAGAATCACGAGGCACCTTGACTTCCTCAATGTCATGACTTATGATCTGATGAACCGTCGTGACACCGTGACGAAGCACCACACCGGCATAGACCTCAGTCTCGAGGCTCTCGACGCCTACATCGCAGCCGGAGCCGCACCCCAGGAGCTCAACCTGGGCTTTGCGTTTTACGTGAAGTATTTCCGCACCCTACACGAAAAGTGTCTGGATGATCCGATTGGGTGTCCTACCGTCCTTCTTGAGGATCCGTCAACCGGCGCGGATCTTGGACAGGCGGGGGCATTTTCATGGCACGATGCTGTGCCTGAGGATGTGGCAAATTCCTTTACAAGGGCGATCGGTAAGGGGAGGTATGATGAGAAACAGGGAGGGTATTACTActgggatgaagaggaggatattTGGTGGACCTTCGACACggccgaggccatcaagaGGAAGCTTCCAGTTCTCGTGGACAAGAAGAGACTCGGAGGAGTGTTTGCTTGGGGCCTAGGAGAGGATGCGCCTGTTTACGAGCGCTTGGCGGCCGTCAATGAGGAGTTGGATAAACGGTTGGAAATCAAGGATGAGCTTTAA